In one Nicotiana sylvestris chromosome 8, ASM39365v2, whole genome shotgun sequence genomic region, the following are encoded:
- the LOC138875032 gene encoding extensin-2-like, with product MLIEGQKFSDIIKLGERIEEGIKNGMVTNLEALQATNKALQSGGSSKKKDLNSVMAAQRNNSPMKYQTYPSASLTYQPTLNYQAPSPTYQIPSPAPPPTYEPALHRYSQPAPIYQAYNSQLSHYPSPPTRQNFPRPRPNFDRKPPRQYTAIAEPIDQLYQKLKAAGYVTPMPAVTPENPSQWINPNKTCAYHSGMKGHTIDECRSLKDKIQNLIDNKIIIAKEPAPNVRNNPLSDHEGRGIHMIEIKNDWDPKGSIGLIAEGDEPKKPIVTLNPNVVQIQPSKGDVVNVSVPLEFEEPPSKAPKPIEVEFGVPRAPTPFEVTALPPKAPIPVSMTDVTPFKTNAIPWDYTAEARRKGKTYTREAIAAQGMTRTCRVYTPEHLAESSKQPSGRAVETGPDDLWRKVQAKEYSVVEQLNKTPAQISILALLQSSETHKNALIKVLSEAYVPSNITGGEIANMVGQVLESHKITFNEDELPPEGLGHNKALHITAQ from the coding sequence atgctAATAGAGGGCCAaaagttctccgacatcatcaagttgggagaaagaatcgaagaaggcatcaaaaatggtatggtcactaacctcgaggcattgcaagctaccaataaggctttacagtctggtggctcaTCAAAGAAAAAGGATTTGAATTCTGTGATGGCTGCGCAAAGGAACAACTCCCCTATGAAGTACCAAACCTATCCCTCAGcttcactcacatatcaacctaccctaaATTATCAAGCACCATCACCCACCTACCAAATTCCATCACCTGCTCCACCACCTACGTATGAACCCGCTTTacacagatattcccaacccgcacctaTATACCAAGCATATAACTCCCAACTTTCTCACTACCCATCACCTCCTACCCGTCAAAACTTCCCTCGACCTagaccaaacttcgaccgcaaacctcccagacaatataccgcCATAGCCGAGCCAATTGACCAATTATATCAAAAACTCAAGGCAGCTGGTTACGTTACCCCTATGCCAGccgtaactccagaaaatccgTCCCAGTGGATCAACCCAAACAAGACTTGCGCATACCATTCTGGGATGAAGGGCCATACCATCGATGAGTGTCgctcgttgaaagacaagattcagaacctgattgacaacaaaatcattatagcaaaggagcctgctcctaatgtccgcaacaaccctctgtctGACCACGAGGGTAGAGGCATCCACATGATCGAGATAAAaaatgattgggaccccaaggggtcaATCGGGTTGATAGCTGAAGGAGACGAGCctaagaagccaatagttactctcaaTCCCAATGTTGTCCAGATTCAGCCCTCTAAGGGCGATGTGGTAAATGTGTCTGTACCACTCGAGTTTGAAGAACCACCTTCAAAGGCGCCaaaaccaattgaggttgagttcggAGTTCCAAGGGCGCCTACACCGTTTGAAGTTACTGCGTTACCTCCTAAGGCACCAATTCCAGTCTCCATGACAGACGTAACCCCGTTCAAGACAAATgctataccttgggattacaccgcTGAGGCTAGAAGGAAGGGAAAGACATATACTAGGGAAGCGATTGCCGCACAGGGCATGACCAGGACATGCAGGGTATACACCCCGGAACACTTGGCTGAGTCCAGCAAGCAGCCCTCCGGGCGGGCTGTTGAAACTGGAcccgatgacctttggaggaaggtACAGGCCAAAGAGTACTCGGTCGTCGAGCAACTAAACAAAACGCCAGCACAGATTTCTATTCTGGCTCTTCTACAAAGCTCAGAGACACATAAAAATGCCTTAATAAAAGtactgagtgaagcttatgttcccAGCAACATAACAGGAGGCGAAATAGCAAACATGGTGGGGCAGgtactggaaagccataagatcaccttcaaTGAAGATGAATTGCCGCCAGAAGGGCTTggtcacaacaaagcgttgcacatcactgCGCAATGA
- the LOC138875033 gene encoding uncharacterized protein, giving the protein MNVQELLVIGDSDLLIHQVREEWETKNPKILPYLHHIQELTKRFRKTEFQHIPKVQNEFADALATLSSMIQHPDTNFIDPIQVKIHDQPAYCAHVEEEADGKPWFHDIRKYLTTGEYPKLANATQKRTLRRLSNNFFHSGGILYRRTPDMGLLRCVEAREATKLLEEVHAGTCGQHMNGFILAKKILRAGYFWMTMEADCIQFILVAIDYFTKWVEAASYKAVTKKVVAYFVRDHMRPDEGNVQNIQD; this is encoded by the exons atgaacgttcaggagttactagtaatcggagactcggacctactcatacatcaggttcgagaagaatgggaaaccaagaatcccaagatactcccttatctgcatcacatacaggaattgACAAAAAGGTTCaggaagacggaattccagcatattCCCAAGgtacagaatgagttcgccgatgcactggccactttgtcatctatgattcagcatccagatacaaactTTATTGACCCCATCCAGGTCAAGATTCACgaccaaccagcttattgtgctcacgtCGAAGAAGAAGCCGACGggaaaccttggttccacgatatcagaaAATACCTAACAACAGGAGAGTACCCAAAGCTTGCCAATGCTACTCAGAAACGGACACTTCGGAGattatccaacaacttctttcacagcgggggaatcctgtataggaggactcccgatatgggattattaagatgtgtcgaggCAAGAGAAGCAACCAAACTATTGGAGGAAGTGCACGCAGGGACCTGTGGACAGCATATGAATGGTTTCatcttggcaaagaagatactccgagcaggatatttttggatgactatggaagcAGACTGCATCCA gttcatcctagtggcaattgattactttactaaatgggttgaagcagcatcatacaaggcagtCACCAAGAAAGTAGTAGCATATTTCGTCCGAGATCATATG CGACCTGATGAAGGCAATGTGCAAAACATTCAAGattaa